TCCCTCCGCCCCCTCCGCCATGAAGCACGACGCCGGACACCCCCTCCCACACGCCCCCCACCCGGGTGCCGCCAAGGAAGGCGAAAACCACCTCGCGCCGGAGCACGCGGAGCACTCCGCCCACTCCGACCACGGCAGTCATGAGGATCACATGGCCCACGGCGGCACCGCGGCAACCCTGCGGCCGCGCCTGATCCTAGCCGCTATCCTGACCATCCCGGTCTTCTTGGTTTCCATGTTCCCGGCTTTGCAATTCCCGCACTGGGGCTGGGTTGCCGGCATCCTGACGCTGCCCGTGGTGACATGGGCGGCCTGGCCGTTCCACCGCGCGGCAGCCATCAACGCCCGCCATTTCGCCTCCACGATGGACACCCTGGTCTCCATCGGCGTCAGCGCAGCGTTCTTGTTTTCAGCCGTGGAACTCGGGCTGAACCCCATGATGACTGCGCACGGCAGTGCCATGGCGGGCCACGCGCCCCTCTACTTTGAGGTGTCCGCCGTGGTGGTCACGTTCCTCTTGCTGGGCCGCTACTTGGAAGCGAAGGCCAAGGCCAAAGCTGGCGACGCACTCAAGGCCCTGCTGAGTCTGGGCGCCAAGGAAGCCACCGTGCTCCGCAACGGCGTTGAGGTCAAAATTCCGGCAGCCGAGCTCGCCATGGATGAAATCTTCGTGGTCCGCCCCGGCGAGAAAATCGCCACGGACGGCGTGGTCACTGACGGCGCATCCGCCGTCGACACCTCGCTGATCACCGGCGAATCAATGCCGGTTGAGGTTGCACCAGGAGATACCGTCACGGGTGCCACGATCAATACCTCCGGCCGCCTCTTGGTCAAGGCCACCCGCATCGGGAGCGAAACCACGCTCGCCCAGATGGGCAAGCTGGTCAGCGCCGCGCAGGCAAGCAAGGCCCCGATTGCCCGGCTGGCGGACCGGATCAGCTCCGTCTTTGTGCCTATTGTGCTCCTCATTGCCGTCATCACCTTCGCCCTTTGGCTGGTTTTGAGCGGCGACATCCAAGCTGCCTTCACGGCCGCCGTGGCCGTTCTGATCATCGCCTGCCCCTGCGCCCTGGGTCTGGCTACTCCTGTCGGCCTGCTCACGGGAACCGGCCGGGCCGCCCAACTGGGCATCCTCATCAAGGGCCCGCAGGTCCTCGAGGACACCCGCACGGTGGACACCATTGTTCTGGACAAGACTGGCACCGTCACCGAGGGCCGCCTGTCAGTGGTCGACGTCGTTCCGCTCACCCAGGTGCCGGCCGCCGAACTCCTGCGCCTGGCCGGGGCCGTGGAATCCCACAGCGAACACCCCATTGCCCACGCCATCACGGCGCATGCCCGCGAGGC
The Arthrobacter alpinus genome window above contains:
- a CDS encoding heavy metal translocating P-type ATPase, giving the protein MSASDILSPLATPGPRMVEIDIEGMTCASCVSRVERKLGKLEGVSASVNLPLETATVTVPAGISDQQIIDTVKATGYKARLKNPSAPSAMKHDAGHPLPHAPHPGAAKEGENHLAPEHAEHSAHSDHGSHEDHMAHGGTAATLRPRLILAAILTIPVFLVSMFPALQFPHWGWVAGILTLPVVTWAAWPFHRAAAINARHFASTMDTLVSIGVSAAFLFSAVELGLNPMMTAHGSAMAGHAPLYFEVSAVVVTFLLLGRYLEAKAKAKAGDALKALLSLGAKEATVLRNGVEVKIPAAELAMDEIFVVRPGEKIATDGVVTDGASAVDTSLITGESMPVEVAPGDTVTGATINTSGRLLVKATRIGSETTLAQMGKLVSAAQASKAPIARLADRISSVFVPIVLLIAVITFALWLVLSGDIQAAFTAAVAVLIIACPCALGLATPVGLLTGTGRAAQLGILIKGPQVLEDTRTVDTIVLDKTGTVTEGRLSVVDVVPLTQVPAAELLRLAGAVESHSEHPIAHAITAHAREAGELPQLSDFISAPGGGVRAIIEGRTVLAGRAGWLEENGVELSDEARAELAAQQQRGTTAIWVAVAGEAAGLIALKDTIKAGSKDAIAKLKELGLRPILLTGDNAAVAIQVAAAVGISAEDVFADVLPEGKVEAVKKLQAAGATVAMAGDGVNDAPALAQADLGIAMGSGTDVAIEAADLTVMGSDLSQVATAIALSRKTLGTIKTNLFWAFFYNAIGIPVAAFGLLNPMIAGAAMAASSVLVVANSLRLRRFGR